One window of the Pseudomonas lurida genome contains the following:
- the flgB gene encoding flagellar basal body rod protein FlgB: protein MSISFDKALGIHEQALGFRAQRAEVLANNIANADTPNYKARDLDFSAVLAAQQDKTKNGTFALNMTNSRHIEAQGLSSGDESLLYRTPMQPSIDQNTVDAQLEQSAYAENSVNFQASFTLLNSKFKGLMSALRGE from the coding sequence ATGAGCATCAGCTTCGATAAAGCGCTCGGTATCCACGAACAAGCCCTGGGCTTCCGCGCCCAGCGTGCCGAAGTCCTGGCCAACAACATTGCCAACGCCGATACCCCGAACTACAAGGCTCGGGACCTGGACTTCTCCGCCGTGCTCGCCGCGCAGCAGGACAAGACCAAGAACGGCACCTTCGCCTTGAACATGACCAACAGCCGTCATATCGAAGCGCAAGGCCTGAGCAGTGGTGACGAGTCGTTGCTGTATCGCACGCCGATGCAGCCGTCGATCGACCAGAACACTGTCGACGCCCAGCTGGAGCAATCGGCCTACGCCGAGAACTCGGTGAACTTTCAAGCCAGCTTCACCCTGCTTAACAGCAAATTCAAAGGGCTGATGTCAGCCCTGCGTGGAGAGTAA
- the cheR gene encoding protein-glutamate O-methyltransferase CheR, producing MSTGNLDFEQFRVFLEKACGILLGENKQYLVSSRLNKLMEQQGIKSLGELVQRMQGQPRSGLKEMVVDAMTTNETLWFRDTYPFEVLKNKVLPEAIKASPGQRLRIWSAACSSGQEPYSISMSIDEFERTNMGQLKAGAQIVATDLSGTMLTNCKTGEYDSLALGRGLSQERLQRYFDPKGAGRWAVKAPIKNRVEFRSFNLLDSYASLGKFDMVFCRNVLIYFSAEVKKDILLRIHGTLKRGGYLFLGASEALNGLPDHYQMVQCSPGIIYQAK from the coding sequence TTGTCTACGGGTAATTTGGATTTCGAACAGTTCCGGGTCTTCCTGGAAAAAGCCTGTGGCATATTGCTCGGTGAAAACAAGCAGTACCTGGTATCCAGCCGTCTCAACAAACTGATGGAGCAGCAGGGCATCAAGTCGTTGGGCGAGCTGGTCCAGCGTATGCAGGGACAGCCGCGCAGCGGGCTCAAGGAGATGGTGGTCGATGCCATGACCACCAACGAAACCCTGTGGTTTCGCGACACCTACCCCTTTGAAGTGCTCAAGAACAAAGTGCTGCCGGAAGCCATCAAGGCCAGCCCGGGCCAGCGCCTGCGCATCTGGTCGGCCGCCTGCTCTTCGGGGCAGGAGCCGTACTCGATCTCGATGTCCATCGATGAGTTCGAGCGGACCAACATGGGCCAGTTGAAGGCTGGGGCGCAAATCGTGGCCACCGACCTGTCTGGCACCATGCTGACCAACTGCAAGACCGGCGAGTACGACAGCCTGGCCCTGGGCCGTGGTTTGTCCCAGGAACGCCTGCAACGCTACTTCGACCCGAAAGGGGCGGGGCGTTGGGCGGTCAAGGCGCCGATCAAGAACCGCGTGGAATTCCGCTCGTTCAACCTGCTCGACAGCTACGCCAGCCTGGGCAAGTTCGACATGGTGTTCTGCCGCAACGTGCTGATCTACTTCTCGGCCGAAGTGAAGAAAGACATCCTGTTGCGCATCCACGGCACGCTCAAGCGCGGTGGCTATCTGTTCCTGGGTGCTTCCGAAGCGCTGAACGGCCTGCCGGACCATTACCAGATGGTGCAGTGCAGCCCGGGGATCATCTACCAGGCCAAGTAA
- a CDS encoding chemotaxis protein CheV has product MAGVMDSVNQRTQLVGQNRLELLLFRLDGKQLYGINVFKVREVLQCPKLTIMPKSSPVVCGVANIRGATIPILDLALATGSAGLQDRENPFVIITEYNTKTQGFLVRSVERIVNMNWEEIHPPPKGTGRDHYLTAVTRVDNQLVEIIDVEKILAEVAPTSESISVGVVDAETAHKAISLRVLTVDDSSVARKQVTRCLQTVGVEVVALNDGRQALDYLRKLVDEGKKPEEEFLMMISDIEMPEMDGYTLTAEIRNDPRMQKLHIILHTSLSGVFNQAMVKKVGADDFLAKFRPDDLASRVVDRIKAADHG; this is encoded by the coding sequence ATGGCAGGAGTAATGGATTCAGTAAACCAGCGCACACAGCTGGTAGGGCAGAATCGCCTGGAGTTGTTGCTTTTTCGCCTGGATGGCAAGCAGCTATATGGCATCAACGTGTTCAAGGTGCGGGAAGTGCTGCAATGCCCCAAGCTGACGATCATGCCCAAGTCCAGTCCGGTGGTGTGTGGCGTAGCCAACATCCGTGGCGCGACGATCCCGATTCTTGACCTGGCCCTGGCCACCGGTTCGGCGGGTTTGCAGGACCGCGAGAACCCGTTCGTCATCATTACCGAGTACAACACCAAGACCCAGGGTTTCCTGGTGCGCTCGGTGGAGCGCATCGTCAATATGAACTGGGAAGAGATCCATCCGCCGCCCAAGGGCACCGGTCGCGATCACTACCTCACGGCAGTGACGCGGGTCGATAACCAGTTGGTGGAAATCATCGACGTGGAGAAGATCCTCGCCGAAGTGGCGCCGACCTCGGAATCGATTTCCGTGGGTGTGGTGGACGCCGAGACCGCGCACAAGGCGATTTCCCTGCGGGTATTGACGGTCGATGACTCCTCGGTGGCGCGTAAGCAGGTGACCCGTTGCCTGCAAACCGTTGGCGTGGAAGTCGTGGCCCTCAACGATGGTCGCCAGGCGTTGGACTACCTGCGCAAACTGGTGGACGAGGGCAAGAAGCCGGAAGAAGAATTCTTGATGATGATCTCCGACATCGAGATGCCGGAAATGGATGGCTACACCCTCACGGCCGAGATTCGCAACGACCCACGCATGCAAAAGTTGCATATCATCCTGCATACTTCGTTGTCGGGTGTATTCAATCAGGCGATGGTCAAGAAGGTCGGTGCCGATGACTTCCTGGCCAAATTCCGTCCTGATGACCTCGCATCCCGGGTAGTCGACCGGATCAAGGCAGCAGATCACGGCTAG
- the flgA gene encoding flagellar basal body P-ring formation chaperone FlgA: protein MDIKTTVSRRLHLTRLCRLLCAPLALLAFGLGATARADNVTLPDLLIGVTQGFLEFTVEDYLATTQTPGRYEIQVNQLDPRLRMPMCDKELTATLESPAQPIGRVTVKVRCDGASPWTVFVPAQVKLFRDVVVVARPLKRTGIIGFEDVVLRERDISMISQGYLTSLDQAVGQKLTRPVVTDQVITLIHLEQAEVIRKGDQVVISASSGALQVKMPGEALSNGGMSEQIRVKNLNSNRVIKARVTAPGQVEVAL, encoded by the coding sequence ATGGATATTAAAACGACAGTTTCCCGACGCCTTCACCTGACCCGGTTGTGCAGATTGCTCTGCGCACCGCTGGCGCTGCTTGCCTTCGGCCTGGGCGCCACGGCCCGTGCAGACAACGTCACCTTGCCTGATCTACTTATCGGCGTCACCCAAGGCTTTCTTGAGTTCACTGTAGAAGATTATCTGGCAACCACCCAGACGCCGGGGCGTTATGAAATCCAGGTCAACCAGTTGGACCCGCGCCTGCGCATGCCGATGTGCGACAAGGAATTGACAGCCACCCTGGAAAGCCCCGCCCAGCCCATCGGCCGCGTGACGGTCAAGGTACGCTGTGATGGCGCCTCGCCCTGGACGGTGTTCGTGCCGGCCCAGGTCAAGCTGTTCCGCGATGTGGTGGTGGTTGCCCGCCCGCTCAAACGCACCGGCATCATCGGTTTCGAAGACGTTGTGCTGCGCGAGCGAGACATCAGCATGATCAGTCAAGGCTACCTGACCTCCCTCGATCAGGCCGTCGGGCAAAAATTGACCCGACCAGTGGTCACTGACCAGGTCATCACGCTGATACATCTGGAGCAGGCGGAGGTGATCCGCAAGGGCGATCAGGTGGTCATTTCCGCCAGCAGCGGTGCGCTGCAGGTCAAAATGCCCGGGGAAGCCTTGTCCAATGGCGGCATGAGCGAACAGATACGGGTAAAGAATCTCAACTCCAACCGGGTGATCAAGGCGCGGGTCACCGCACCGGGTCAAGTGGAGGTGGCTTTATAG
- the flgM gene encoding flagellar biosynthesis anti-sigma factor FlgM — MVIDFSRLNNTPTTSAPTRATGTKDSVEAKAQPLPAKAEQASASQSGESVHLSNEAQQLQKVTDSLRDQPVVNKARVAELKQAIADGSYKVDSNRVASKLLNFEAER, encoded by the coding sequence ATGGTCATCGATTTCAGTCGTTTGAATAACACCCCGACAACGTCGGCGCCTACGCGTGCTACCGGCACCAAGGACAGCGTAGAAGCCAAGGCCCAGCCACTGCCCGCCAAGGCGGAACAGGCCAGTGCCAGCCAGAGCGGGGAATCCGTACACCTGAGCAATGAGGCTCAACAGTTGCAGAAGGTCACTGACTCGCTGCGCGATCAACCGGTGGTCAATAAAGCCCGTGTGGCCGAGTTGAAACAGGCAATCGCCGATGGCAGCTATAAAGTCGACAGCAACCGTGTAGCCAGCAAGCTGCTTAATTTCGAAGCCGAGCGCTAG
- a CDS encoding flagella synthesis protein FlgN, with protein MHHDENLLQLIIDDLAPTQQLLELLREESLALYGRDMPLLEEILARKQSLIVLLEQHGKKRSQILVSLGLPADHDGLAQLASHSSVGDQLLAQSKVLNQLLTQCQEANLLNGQSIQLQQATTANQLRILHGGEPPALYNAQGSTSRLVKPSTRSQA; from the coding sequence ATGCATCACGACGAAAATCTGCTTCAACTGATCATCGATGATCTCGCGCCGACCCAGCAGCTCCTTGAGCTGCTCAGGGAAGAATCCCTGGCCCTCTATGGTCGGGACATGCCTCTGCTGGAAGAAATCCTTGCACGCAAGCAGTCGCTTATTGTCCTGCTGGAACAGCACGGCAAAAAACGCAGCCAGATCCTCGTGAGCCTGGGCCTGCCCGCCGACCATGATGGGTTGGCACAGCTGGCCAGCCATTCCTCGGTCGGCGATCAACTACTGGCCCAGAGCAAAGTACTCAATCAATTGCTCACCCAGTGCCAGGAAGCCAACCTGCTCAACGGTCAGTCGATCCAGCTTCAGCAAGCTACGACCGCCAACCAGTTGCGTATACTTCACGGCGGAGAGCCTCCAGCGCTTTACAACGCTCAGGGTTCCACCTCGCGCCTGGTCAAGCCAAGCACCCGCAGCCAGGCCTGA